Proteins encoded in a region of the Solanum dulcamara chromosome 9, daSolDulc1.2, whole genome shotgun sequence genome:
- the LOC129904347 gene encoding protein ALTERED PHOSPHATE STARVATION RESPONSE 1, giving the protein MGASNSKLEEDKALQLCRERKKFVRQALDGRCNLAATHIAYIESLKITGTILRRFAEPEAPIESSIYTSTSATPELLGLTEKSLSHFSFSSRSISRHVDATENILPSPSPPSSSRYHANHMKFRGTSSRKVEEKPSVPVTVSVTSGTPQNSTPRSTERPEASPFEIPPFPSETSPWDYFGLGHDIDNHLTSQDGRAENGNDNRHHGDEDRISASEDEEEHYSSPGRDGSQVSDDEFDEPSAETLVRSFQNVNRTTDHASNSVSPDITSARSVVSEAKSLNGEKSKSPDLFPLRAAPSGPADDNDMKTPVKENDVENKAAPKDFFFSIKDIEYLFIKASESGREVPRMLEANKFHFRPIFPGKESGSMTRILMKSCFSCGDDPSQIPEEPPQNSVKYLTWHRTTSSHVSSPNRHGVNSADDIDDVTNNLFDNFCMVSGSHASTLDRLFAWEKKLYDEVKASEMIRSDYDAKRKLLRQLESNVETPQRIDKTRAVVKDLHSRIGVAIHRIDSISRKIEEIRDNELQPQLEELIEGLRKMWEVMFDCHKLQLHIISIAHSPGNMKILIQSDSRRQIAIHLEHELSSLSSSFTKWIVSQKAYVEAINKWLHKSVFLREKSSRRKRKQQPVPLRYHGPPIYTTCSVWLEMFDSLPTKEVSDAIKGLAAEISHFLPRQEKHQGKGGNHRHGTGGEPDLKTPLRDDSPEEGITSFDRFRTSLAFFLSQLNNFSESSVIMFTQLQKAIQEAKHGHALRMNSQS; this is encoded by the exons ATGGGGGCATCAAACTCTAAACTAGAGGAAGATAAAGCCTTGCAGCTTTGTCGTGAACGGAAGAAGTTTGTAAGGCAAGCTCTTGATGGACGGTGTAATCTAGCAGCGACTCATATTGCTTATATTGAGTCTCTAAAAATTACAGGAACTATTTTAAGGAGATTTGCTGAACCTGAGGCTCCAATTGAATCTTCAATCTACACTTCAACTAGTGCAACTCCTGAGCTACTTGGATTAACTGAAAAGTCTCTTTCCCATTTTTCATTCTCTTCCCGATCCATCTCACGTCATGTAGATGCAACTGAGAATATCCTACCGTCTCCTTCACCTCCATCCTCAAGTCGATACCATGCTAATCACATGAAATTTAGAGGTACATCTTCTAGGAAAGTTGAAGAAAAACCTTCTGTTCCGGTTACTGTTTCAGTTACTTCAGGTACACCTCAGAACTCCACGCCTCGTTCCACAGAGAGGCCTGAAGCATCACCTTTTGAAATTCCTCCTTTCCCTTCTGAAACTTCACCTTGGGACTATTTTGGTCTTGGCCATGATATTGATAATCATTTGACTTCACAAGATGGAAGGGCTGAGAATGGAAATGACAATAGACATCATGGAGATGAGGATAGAATTTCTGCAtcagaagatgaagaagaacatTATTCTTCACCTGGAAGGGATGGGTCACAGGTCTCCGATGATGAATTTGACGAGCCTTCCGCAGAAACACTGGTTCGAAGTTTTCAAAACGTCAACAGAACAACTGATCATGCTAGCAATAGTGTCTCACCTGACATAACCTCTGCGAGGAGTGTAGTGTCAGAAGCCAAGTCTCTGAATGGGGAGAAAAGCAAGTCACCTGATTTGTTCCCATTAAGAGCTGCACCTTCAGGACCTGCTGATGATAATGACATGAAGACACCAGTAAAAGAAAATGATGTTGAGAATAAGGCTGCACCCAAGGACTTCTTTTTTAGCATAAAAGATATTGAATATCTCTTCATAAAAGCATCTGAATCAGGACGAGAAGTTCCACGCATGCTAGAGGCGAACAAATTCCATTTCCGTCCAATTTTTCCAGGGAAAGAAA GCGGGTCAATGACCAGGATATTAATGAAGTCTTGTTTCTCTTGCGGGGACGATCCAAGCCAGATTCCTGAAG AGCCTCCTCAAAATTCTGTGAAGTATCTGACGTGGCATCGTACCACATCATCCCATGTTTCATCACCAAATCGCCATGGTGTAAACTCAGCAGATGATATTGACGATGTTACGAACAATCTCTTTGATAACTTTTGTATGGTCTCAGGAAGTCATGCTTCTACATTAGATCGGCTGTTTGCATGGGAGAAGAAGTTATATGACGAAGTCAAG GCTAGTGAGATGATCCGAAGTGATTATGATGCTAAGCGCAAACTTCTCCGACAACTAGAATCTAATGTAGAAACTCCCCAGAGGATTGACAAGACGCGTGCTGTCGTGAAGGATCTTCATTCGAGAATCGGAGTTGCAATTCATAGAATTGATTCCATCTccaggaaaattgaagaaataagaGACAATGAACTTCAGCCTCAATTGGAGGAGTTGATTGAGGG ATTGAGGAAGATGTGGGAAGTTATGTTCGACTGTCACAAGCTTCAGCTCCATATCATATCGATAGCTCATTCGCCCGGAAATATGAAGATCCTTATTCAATCAGATTCACGTCGGCAGATTGCGATCCATCTTGAACATGAATTGAGTTCTCTATCATCAAGTTTTACAAAGTGGATTGTCTCTCAGAAGGCATACGTGGAAGCTATAAATAAGTGGCTTCACAAATCCGTCTTCCTCCGCGAGAAATCATCCAGGAGAAAAAGAAAGCAGCAACCTGTGCCACTCAGATACCATGGCCCGCCTATTTATACCACCTGTTCTGTCTGGTTGGAGATGTTCGATTCCTTGCCTACTAAAGAAGTTTCGGACGCTATAAAGGGGTTAGCTGCTGAAATCTCTCACTTCCTACCGCGGCAAGAGAAGCACCAAGGGAAAGGCGGAAATCATCGTCATGGAACCGGTGGTGAACCAGATCTTAAGACCCCACTGAGAGATGATTCTCCTGAGGAGGGGATAACCAGCTTCGATCGTTTTCGTACAAGCTTGGCCTTTTTTCTAAGCCAGTTAAACAACTTCTCAGAGTCTTCTGTCATAATGTTTACTCAACTCCAAAAGGCCATCCAAGAAGCCAAACATGGTCATGCGCTGCGCATGAATTCTCAATCATAA